CTGTGATTGCGTTCGTATCAGTGATGCAAATCGGGAGCAGGAAATGGATCAGAAGAGGGGCAAACCAACGCCAAACGGCGCTGTCGTTGCGTTAACCGCAGCTGCGCCTGCATTTTCCGGCGGTATTGCGGCTGGTTCATTGATGTGCCTGCTTTCGATGTCGTCCATTCAGTTCGGTGCGGCATTCTCTTCCGGCGCGATCGCAGCATATGGATCGGCAGGTGCCTCCTGGCTTAGGCTTGCCTTCGCGGCAGCCATCCTGGCAATCGCCGTTCGTCCGCCCTTGCTGCGCTACAGCCGCGAGCAATGGATCGGCGCATTGGTTCTCGGCACCACGACGGCGCTGATGACGATGTCCTTCTTTGCGGCGATCGAGCGAATTCCTTTGGGGCTTGCGGTGGCGATCGATTTTCTTGGTCCGCTCTCCGTCGCGACGTTCGGTTATGGCCTGACGCGGCGCCTGATCTGGCCGGTGATCGCCGCAGCCGGTGTTCTCCTCCTCGCCTATGATGGCGAAGGATGGGTCGGCAATCTGCCCGGCGTTCTCTTTGCCTTCGGCGCCGGCGCGGGCTGGGCATGCTATATCATGCTGACGAAAAAGGTCGGCGCGGCGTTCAAGGGGCTCGAAGGCCTCTCCATGTCGCTGATCGCGGCGGCGGTGGTGGCGGCGCCCTTCGGCTTTGCCGGTGCCGCGTCGAACTTCGATGGCTACGGTCTCTTCGAGATGGCAGGTCTGGCGATCCTCGTTCCGCTCCTGCCTTATACCCTGGAAATGATTGCGTTACGACGGATGACGACGGCCGCATTCGGCATCCTCATGAGCTTGGAACCGGCAATCGGTGCGCTCGCAGGCTTCCTCATCCTTGCCCAGCCCATGACGCTGTTGCAGATGCTCGGGACCGCGCTGGTCGTCGCGGCGAGCGCAGGTGCGACCTTTTCAACCGAAAAAGCTTAGGCGGAATTGCGAGCAGGATCGTCGAGTGCGGGATTGTAAAATAGCGATAGCGTCAAGCTCTTCGCGATGCGTTCCGCCGTCGCCATGAACCAGGCCTTTGCCCCGGCATTCGGAGCGATATCGTCGAGCGTTGCTGAAAAGAGCTCCAGCCATTGGGGAAAAAGATCGGGCGTCATGTTGGCCACACCGACATGTGCTTGCACCGGCTTGCCGCCGTAGGCGCCGCTGCGGAATGCGACGGAGGACCAGAAGCTCTTCATCTTCGCCATGTGCTCCGGCCAGCGGCCCGAAAGCCGGGCGTCGAAAACGGGGCCGAGTTCGGGATGCGCAAGGACGCGGCCGTAGAAAGTCTCGACCAGCCTGTCGATGAAGGCATTGTCGATGCCCATGGCATTCATTTCCATTTCCGCTCGCTGGCGGATTGCGGCGGCATGCGCCGCCCGGCCTTGCAATTCACTATTCATCCCATACCCATGATCGCTTTGTTGCGGCACGCCTCATATAGGCACCTGCCTCGTCCAGCTGAAGTGCACAATTTGTATTGCGGCAATCTGTCAGATCGAACGCCCGATGCTTGACGCTTTGCGGCGCACTGTTTAGATTTAGAATTATTCTAAAATGGAGCTTTGTTATGCTGCCGCGGTTTTTCACCTCTTTCAAACGTTCATTCAAATCATTGTCGGAACAAGAAATTCTGGCGCTGGCGATTGCCTCAGAGGAGGACGACTCCCGCATCTATCGGGCCTATGCCGACAAGCTGAAGGTCGCTTATCCCGCCTCGGCGCAGATCCTCGAGGACATGGCGGAAGTCGAAAACACGCACCGCAAGTCGCTTATCGAGATACATCGGCAGCGTTTCGGCGAACGCATTCCACTAATTCGCCGCGAGCATGTGCAGGGTTTTTATGAGCGCAAGCCGGATTGGCTGCGCAAGAACCTGTCACTGGAAGCGGTTCGGCAGGAAGCCGAGACGATGGAGGAGCAGGCTTATCGCTTCTACGTCGAGGCGGCAAAGCAGACTTCGGATGCCTCGACGCGCCAGCTTCTCGGCGATCTCGCGCTCGCCGAACAGGGTCATGAAGACATTGCCAGAATGCTCGGCGACAAACATACTCCTGAGGATGTAAAGGAAGCCGAGGAC
Above is a window of Rhizobium etli 8C-3 DNA encoding:
- a CDS encoding EamA family transporter; the encoded protein is MDQKRGKPTPNGAVVALTAAAPAFSGGIAAGSLMCLLSMSSIQFGAAFSSGAIAAYGSAGASWLRLAFAAAILAIAVRPPLLRYSREQWIGALVLGTTTALMTMSFFAAIERIPLGLAVAIDFLGPLSVATFGYGLTRRLIWPVIAAAGVLLLAYDGEGWVGNLPGVLFAFGAGAGWACYIMLTKKVGAAFKGLEGLSMSLIAAAVVAAPFGFAGAASNFDGYGLFEMAGLAILVPLLPYTLEMIALRRMTTAAFGILMSLEPAIGALAGFLILAQPMTLLQMLGTALVVAASAGATFSTEKA
- a CDS encoding group III truncated hemoglobin, with amino-acid sequence MNSELQGRAAHAAAIRQRAEMEMNAMGIDNAFIDRLVETFYGRVLAHPELGPVFDARLSGRWPEHMAKMKSFWSSVAFRSGAYGGKPVQAHVGVANMTPDLFPQWLELFSATLDDIAPNAGAKAWFMATAERIAKSLTLSLFYNPALDDPARNSA
- the mbfA gene encoding iron exporter MbfA, producing MLPRFFTSFKRSFKSLSEQEILALAIASEEDDSRIYRAYADKLKVAYPASAQILEDMAEVENTHRKSLIEIHRQRFGERIPLIRREHVQGFYERKPDWLRKNLSLEAVRQEAETMEEQAYRFYVEAAKQTSDASTRQLLGDLALAEQGHEDIARMLGDKHTPEDVKEAEDETARRQFVLTYVQPGLAGLMDGSVSTLAPIFAAAFATQDTWQTFLVGLSASVGAGISMGFTEAAHDDGKISGRGSPIKRGFACGIMTTIGGLGHALPYLIPQFWTATITAVVIVFFELWAIAFIQNRYMETPFLRAAFQVVLGGGLVLAAGILIGNG